In Longimicrobiales bacterium, the genomic stretch GCTCGTCGTCCGCGGCCAGCACGCTGATCGCGAAGGCACCCGCGTCACGGATGCAGTCGTGGGTGTCGGCGGAATGCTCGACGCAGACGAGCACGAGGGGCGGCTGCAGCGAGAGGGAGCTGAACGCGTTGGCGGTGAGCCCGCAGAGGGAGCCGTCGGACGCGCGGGCGGTGACCACCGCGACGCCCGTCGACCAGTGGCCCAGGATCCTGCGGAACTCGGCGGATTCGATCGGCATGGACCTCGCATCGGCGACCGCATTGCGGGGGCCCATCGCCTTTCCGTAAACTTGCCCGACCCTCAGGCTTGAGACGGACGGACGAATGACGCGAGCGAGTCGGTACGCCCGGGCCGCGGCCCTCCTGATTGTAGCGTTCCTCCCTGCATGCGACAACGTGAGCTGGGGCGGCGCGGACATCGCCGTGGTGCCACCGCCACCGCAGGCGACGGCCGCACCGGACACGCTCTCCCCGGACGCACCCGTCAATGAGCGGATGCCGACCGGTCCCGTGCTCTTCCACGTGATCCGCGACAGCGCGAGCGCGACCATGGTGCCGGTCGGCGAGGTGAGCGGCGACTCGCTGCTGCCCGTGCGTGCCGAGGGTGACGCGGGTGCGTACGGCCGTCGCCTGATCGCGGAGCAGATGCGCCAGGGTGCGGAGTTCGCCCTCTTCGCGGACGGGGTGAGGGCGGGCACGTTCGTCGTGAACAGCGCGGAGGTCCCGGAATCGCCCGATCCCTGCCTGCAGCAGCCGGTCGCGACCGGCTCGCTGGAGCTGGGTGCGGCAGCGGCCGGCGTGCGCGAGTTCATCGGCATCGCCAAGACGCATGCGCCCACGGTTGCCCGCCGGATCGATGAGCAGCTCGAAGTCTCCCGCACCATGCAGGTCGTGGGGCCGATCCTGGCCGAGCGCATGATCCGCGCGCGCGGGGCATCGCTGCCCGGCAACTGGCAGCGGGCGATGGAGCAGGTCACGCCCTTCCCTGCCGCGAACCAGCAGAGCGCCGCATTCGCGACCACGTTCCTGGTCGGCGACACGCTCGGGCCCGGCCTGGACAATGACGGCTACTCCCTGTTCTTCGTCGCGATCCCCGCGCTCGCCAGCTTCGATACCGTGTACGTCGACTACCGCGACTACGCAGAGGCCGGCAAGCAGGCACCGCGCGTCATCGACTTCATCGACTGGAACCGCGACGACCAGGTCGACCTGCTGATGGAGGTTTACGGCGTCAACGATCGCTGGTACGAGGCCGTGAGCCGCGGCGCCGACGGAAGCTGGCGCCGCGTGCTGCGCGATCGCTGCGAGCGGACGGCCGCACCCGTTGCGGAGGAAGCGCCCGACACCGTCGGCTGAGGCGGCCGGCGCCGCGACCTGCTGCGAGCGGATCACCGCCACAGCTGCACGAGCGCTCCAGCTCACGATCCGCGGGACCGGCTGTGCTGCCCTTGCTCCGCCGCCGCACCGAGTCTAGACTCAATCCACATACACGAACGGGGCCTTCCGGAAGTCCGGTGAAAAACCGGCGCGGCCCCGCCACTGTGAGAGGCCCGACCGCACGCGGTCGGTGTGGAACACCCGAAGATGCCACTGGGCTTTGCCCGGGAAGGCGGGTGTCTCTGCCTCGAGCCAGGAGACCGGTTCCGTTCGTGCCCGAGAGCAACCCCTTCGCGGGAAGGGTCCGGGTGCGAGCGTCGGCTGCAGCAACAGCCGTTCGTGCGCCCGCCCTTCCCACATGGAAGGACGGGCTTTTTGTTCGCCAGAACTTCCGGGCGCGCACGCGCGGGTGTGCGCACCGACACTCACCGGAACGGCGCGGCTGCTGCCCTGCGCGCGCCGCACCTGCTGCTCGGGCTCGCACTGCCCCTGGCGGCAGCATGCGACGCACCTGTCGCACGCGACGTCGCACCGTCCGCGATCGTGGTCGTCGATGATGCCGGCGATACGCTGCGTCTCGACGCTCCCGCGACGCGCATCGTCTCGATCGTTCCCGCACAGACGGAAATTCTGCTGGCGCTCGGCACCGGTGACCGCATCATCGCGCGCACCGATTTCGACACGCAGCCGGAGCTGGCGCACCTGCCCTCCACCGGCAACGGTCTCACGCCCAACGTCGAATGGATCGCCGCGCGTCGCCCTGACCTCGTGATCTCGTGGGCGGACGCGCAGTCGCGCTCCGTCGTCGCACGACTGTCCGCGCTCGGCATTCCCGCATACGCATCATCCGTCGAAACGATCAGCGACATGGTGCACAGCGTAGAACGCCTGGGCGCGCTCACCGGCCGCGCGGCCGCGGCCGACTCGATCGTGCGCGGCATCCGCGATACGCTCGCTGCAGTCGAGCGCGACGTCGCCCGACGTACACGCCCGCGCGTGATGTACGCGATCGGTGTCGACCCGCTCATGGTCGCGGGTCCCGGCACCTTCGTGCACGAGGCGCTCACCATCGCGGGCGGCGACAACGTCTTCGACGACACCCGCGCACGCTGGCCGGTGGTCAGCATCGAGGAAGTGATCCGCCGCGATCCCGACGTGATCGTGGTCGGCCTCGGGCGTACGCGTGCGGAGGCGGACTCGCTGATCGCCCGCCTGAGCGACACACCGGGGTGGCGCGAGCTGCGCGCCGTGCGCGAAGCACGTATCCACTGGGCAGATCCGTACCGGTTCAACCGGCCGTCGCCCGACATCGGGGGGAACGCGCGGCGGCTGGCTGCGATGCTGGTGGAGGGTGGGCCGGCGGGGCCGGCGGGGCCGTCAGGGCCGGCGGGGCGAACGGCGGGAACGACAGCGGGATCGGGTGCGGCTCGCCCCGCCGGCCCCGACGGCCCCGCCGGCCCCGACAGCCCGAGTCCCCGCCGATGACGCCCACCCAGCTCGAGCTGCCCGCCGCGCACACTCGCGGCCGCACGCTGCCACGCCTGCTCATCATGCTCGCGCTCGCGGTCGCCTCGCTGCTCATCGCGATCGCCGCAGGCGCGGCCGCGATCCCGCTCGCGGACGTCGTACGCGCGCTGTTCGGTGCCGGTGATGCGACGACGCGCGCAATCGTGCTCGAGCTGCGGCTGCCGCGCGCCGCGCTCGCCTTCGTGGCCGGCGGTGGCCTGGCCGTCAGCGGCGCCGTGTTCCAGGCACTGCTGCGCAATCCGCTCGCTGACCCGTACGTGCTCGGCGTCTCCGGCGGCGCTGCCGTCGGCGCGATCGGCTGGATCGTGCTCGGTGCAGGCGCATACTCCGCCGGTGTGCCACTGGCTGCACTGCTCGGCGCCGTCGCTGCGGTGCTGCTCGTGTATCGCATCGCGCGCGGCGTCGGCGGCGCACTCGATACGCGCGTGCTGCTGCTCGCCGGTGTGGTCGTCGGTGCGTTCTGCAATGCCCTGATCATGCTGCTGCTCACGCTGGCCGACATGGAGAGCTTCCGCTCCGCCGTCTTCTGGATGATGGGCAGCCTCGCGGCGGCGCGCTGGGACACGACACTGTTGCTGGCGGCGTACATGCTGCCCGGCCTGGTCGTGCTCATGGCGCAGGCGCGGGCGCTCGATCTGCTGCTGCTCGGCGAAGAGACCGCGCTGTTCCTGGGCACGCGCACGGAGCGGGTGAAGCTGATCGGCTACGGCGTTGCATCGCTGCTCGTCGCTGCGTCCGTTGCCGTGTGCGGCGTGATCGGCTTCGTCGGCCTGATCGTGCCGCACGCGGTGCGGCTCGCGTGGGGCAGCGAGCACCGGCTGCTGCTGCCCGCGTCGTTCCTGGGCGGTGGCGCACTGCTGCTGCTCGCCGACACGGGCGCACGCGTGCTCGCCGCGCCCTCCGAGCTGCCGGTCGGCGTCGTGACCGCGCTGGTCGGTGTGCCGCTGTTTGTCCTGCTGCTGATGCGGGGGCGCGCATGAGCAGCACGTTCACTGCGCACGACGTCGCATTCCGCTACCGCGGCGCATCGCGCGATGCGGTTGCCGGATTGGCCATGACGGTTTCGCGCGGCTCGTTCTACGCGCTGCTCGGACCGAACGGCTCCGGCAAGTCGACCGCCATGCGGCTGCTGCTGGGTGCACTCGAGCCGCAGCAGGGTGACGTCAGGTTCGAGGGCAAGCGTGTGCAGGAATGGTCGCGCCGCGAGCTCGCTCGCCGCATCGGCGTCGTCTCGCAGCACGAGGAGCTGCCGTTTCCGATGACGGTGCGCGAGCTGGTCGCCCTCGGCCGCTACCCGCACCTGGGCGCATGGCACCGCGAGTCGGACGCGGACCGCAGTGCCGTGCAGCGCGCACTCGAGCGCTGCGAGCTGACCGACCTGGTCGCGCGTCCCGCCTCCGCGCTGTCTGGCGGGGAGTTGCAGCGGGCGCGCATCGCGCGCGCCCTCGCGCAGGAGCCGCGCACCCTCGTCCTGGACGAACCGACTGCGTCGCTCGACATCGCGCACGAGATGGCGATTTTCGAGCTGCTCGCCGGGCTCGTCGCCCATGATGGCACCACCGTCGTCGTCATCACCCACAACATCAACCTCGCCGCGCGCTACGCCGACCGCCTGCTGCTCCTGCACGGGGGACGGATCGCGGCAGAGGGCAGTGCGGCGCAGGTGCTCACGCGCCAGCGGCTCGAGCACGTGTACGGGTGGCCGCTGCACGTTCATCCGCATCCCGGACCCGGCCCCGATACCGGCGCGCCCCAGGTCGTGCCGGTCGCGCGCGGGGACGCGGCAGGCAGACCGAATGACTGAACACACCAGCTCCCGAACATGGAGTCAGCCGTGAACCGATACATCCGTCGCCGCACAGCACTCGCCGCCGTTGCCGCGGTGCTTACGTCGTTCGCCGCCGACACGGCTGCAGCGCAGGAGCCCGTCGACACGATTCCGCTGGACAGCCTGGTCGTCACCGCGACCCGGCAGCCTCTCCCGCGCGACGCCGTGCCCGCTGCGGTCAGCGTGATTGCCGGCGACGAGCTGCGCGCGCGTGGAGAACGCCTGCTCGTGGATGCACTGCGCCTCACGCCGGGCACGGCGATGGTGCAGTCCGGGCCGCAGGGGGCGCTTGGCGCCGTCTACCTGCGCGGGGGCGAGAGCGACTACGTGCGCGTGCTCGTCGACGGCGTGCCCGTGAATCAGCCGGGCGGCTCCTTCGACTTCGCGCACCTGCGCACGGAGGACGTCGAGCGCATCGAGATCGTGCGCGGGCCGGTCAGCGTGCTGTACGGCTCCGACGCGGTGACCGGCGTGATCCACGTGATCACCCGGCGCGGCACGGGCGCTCCACGCATCACGGCAGCGATCACCGCGGGCAGGTCGGACCGGGTCGGGCCCGAGGCGGACGGCGCATCCGACGCGCTCGGCTTCGATGCCGGCATTGCCGGCGCGGCCGGCAGCTTCGATTACGCCGCAACCGCGGCGCGCTACACGACCGACGGCGCCTACGCCTTCAACAACGACTATCACAACAACAGCGCCAGCGCGCGACTCGGCTGGTCGAACGTGACGAGCGGCATCCGACTGAACGCACGCTACACGGACGGCGAATACCACTATCCGACCGACGGTTCGGGGGTGTTGTCCGACTACAACGCATTCCGCACGTCGCGGGCGCTGACGCTCGGCGCGAGCGTCACACACGCGCTGACGCAGCGCACCCGTGCCAGCATCGACGTCGCGCTGCACGATGACGAGGCCGACGAGGACGACGCGCCCGACTCTGCCGCGGACACGCTCGGCTTCTACGCGTTCCAGGGCACGACGAACGCGCAGCGTCGCAGCATCGACGGCCGCATCGACATGGACGCGGGCATCGCGCAGCTCACCGTCGGCGCTGCCGCCGAGGAGCAGGACGGCGACACGTGGTCCAGCAGCATGAGCCAGTTCGGCC encodes the following:
- a CDS encoding helical backbone metal receptor, with the translated sequence MRTDTHRNGAAAALRAPHLLLGLALPLAAACDAPVARDVAPSAIVVVDDAGDTLRLDAPATRIVSIVPAQTEILLALGTGDRIIARTDFDTQPELAHLPSTGNGLTPNVEWIAARRPDLVISWADAQSRSVVARLSALGIPAYASSVETISDMVHSVERLGALTGRAAAADSIVRGIRDTLAAVERDVARRTRPRVMYAIGVDPLMVAGPGTFVHEALTIAGGDNVFDDTRARWPVVSIEEVIRRDPDVIVVGLGRTRAEADSLIARLSDTPGWRELRAVREARIHWADPYRFNRPSPDIGGNARRLAAMLVEGGPAGPAGPSGPAGRTAGTTAGSGAARPAGPDGPAGPDSPSPRR
- a CDS encoding iron ABC transporter permease, encoding MTPTQLELPAAHTRGRTLPRLLIMLALAVASLLIAIAAGAAAIPLADVVRALFGAGDATTRAIVLELRLPRAALAFVAGGGLAVSGAVFQALLRNPLADPYVLGVSGGAAVGAIGWIVLGAGAYSAGVPLAALLGAVAAVLLVYRIARGVGGALDTRVLLLAGVVVGAFCNALIMLLLTLADMESFRSAVFWMMGSLAAARWDTTLLLAAYMLPGLVVLMAQARALDLLLLGEETALFLGTRTERVKLIGYGVASLLVAASVAVCGVIGFVGLIVPHAVRLAWGSEHRLLLPASFLGGGALLLLADTGARVLAAPSELPVGVVTALVGVPLFVLLLMRGRA
- a CDS encoding ABC transporter ATP-binding protein, whose amino-acid sequence is MSSTFTAHDVAFRYRGASRDAVAGLAMTVSRGSFYALLGPNGSGKSTAMRLLLGALEPQQGDVRFEGKRVQEWSRRELARRIGVVSQHEELPFPMTVRELVALGRYPHLGAWHRESDADRSAVQRALERCELTDLVARPASALSGGELQRARIARALAQEPRTLVLDEPTASLDIAHEMAIFELLAGLVAHDGTTVVVITHNINLAARYADRLLLLHGGRIAAEGSAAQVLTRQRLEHVYGWPLHVHPHPGPGPDTGAPQVVPVARGDAAGRPND
- a CDS encoding TonB-dependent receptor codes for the protein MNRYIRRRTALAAVAAVLTSFAADTAAAQEPVDTIPLDSLVVTATRQPLPRDAVPAAVSVIAGDELRARGERLLVDALRLTPGTAMVQSGPQGALGAVYLRGGESDYVRVLVDGVPVNQPGGSFDFAHLRTEDVERIEIVRGPVSVLYGSDAVTGVIHVITRRGTGAPRITAAITAGRSDRVGPEADGASDALGFDAGIAGAAGSFDYAATAARYTTDGAYAFNNDYHNNSASARLGWSNVTSGIRLNARYTDGEYHYPTDGSGVLSDYNAFRTSRALTLGASVTHALTQRTRASIDVALHDDEADEDDAPDSAADTLGFYAFQGTTNAQRRSIDGRIDMDAGIAQLTVGAAAEEQDGDTWSSSMSQFGPWADSAEYSRSSRAAYAQVVSTPVQRVTLTAGSRIDDGEYGTFATWRAGVSVRPGAWVLRAAAGSAFKEPTFYENYARGFVTGNPDLDPERSLSYEVGVERTLFRDRARIAATAYTQEFEDLIQYTSTPAEPGAPNYFNLGAARARGLEVSANVSLPANLRLDVAYDWLDTEVTSSGTEGDLTFLEGERLLRRPEHRIAGSLQWTRGAASAWLGVSHAGERIDLDFSNPDAPNGERITLGGYTLINSSATVPITRSGWGDVAATLRIENVLDERYEEVLGFPARGRAVFVGAKVSLGG